In Oryza sativa Japonica Group chromosome 3, ASM3414082v1, one DNA window encodes the following:
- the LOC9267832 gene encoding uncharacterized protein isoform X2, with translation MTKPPSPPPQQTAATTARGFEVTCVKDLLPLLQGVPVTYRFEKHNAKLEGTVAAGGYACACPAYAGCDYRGKVLSALQFEKHAGVTSKNQNGHIFLRNGRSLYELFHKLREVPAEKFPEAFRMAAGVPMTVLAAAAAAAAEEAPRERGLGPGPVAAEQPPASATPRPRPTMEMLTEEEKAGLSLLGLRASGSRTEINSMDGIEGLATEAIGNAPSSDHAMLDAEEMGNAAAQRPRNSGLSTTTTVKVPVTARNNHAMPDANEVRNADGGRSATLAVKLEVTSGSDHAMSDAKELKNADYEQPRDSVLATTSAVKVRIGAANDHAMPDAEQTRNPVLEQPWDSSMLITAPVKVRVTETKYRPESILKDVRGLLSTGLLEGFRVTYKKNEVERIGRINGQGYSCGCSECGYRNIMNACEFEQHSGESSNNQNNHIFLDSGISLYMVIQGLKYTKLDMLGDVIGKVISLPPNMIQYEKWKASFQLEKDYFDDAPSDPCSTQSSQESNIALTDSLKDSTSNASSILNWSSFRRRSDRQFKRGGTETSTPILSRSPEKEISDLSTSTSMKSEETPSENTAGLLTTDVTVIQDPPPDHNVDSNSKDLGQPKVRDNTLHPMLFKEGGLPDYTLLTYKLKNGEVLKQGYKLGTGIICECCSIEYTPSQFEKHVGMGRRRQPYRSIYTSDGLTLHELALKLQDGLSSNVNIDELPTLTSGSGKEYSTTSRPIIVPLKRTLQERVLTVESCYMCRKPHTVLGVISVDMIVFCNQCERALHVKCYNNGLQKPKAPLKVLGEYTQFNFMCCEKCQLLRASLHEGLKKREDIAFLRRIRYNICWQLLNGTNMRSDVQHQVIEIFKDAFAETAPQDIDDIRNMVNSKDTTGEKDFRGIYCAVLTTSTFVVSAAILKVRTEEVAELVLIATHNECRKKGYFSLLLSLIEAHLKAWNVRLLTAPVDPEMAPIWSEKLGYTILSDEQKHSMLMAHPLVMFANLSLVQKSLA, from the exons ATGACgaagccgccgtcgccaccaccgcagcagacggcggcgaccacggcGCGGGGGTTCGAGGTTACCTGCGTGAAGGATCTCCTCCCGCTCCTGCAGGGCGTCCCCGTCACGTATCGCTTCGAGAAGCACAAC gcgaAGCTCGAGGGgacggtcgccgccggcggctacGCCTGCGCTTGCCCCGCCTACGCGGGCTGCGACTACCGCGGCAAG GTGCTGTCGGCGCTGCAGTTCGAGAAGCACGCGGGGGTGACGTCGAAGAACCAGAACGGCCACATCTTCCTCCGCAACGGCCGCTCGCTCTACGAGCTCTTCCACAAGCTCAGGGAGGTGCCCGCCGAGAAATTCCCCGAGGCATTCCGGATGGCCGCGGGGGTGCCCATGacggtgctcgccgccgcggccgccgccgccgctgaggaGGCGCCGCGGGAGCGGGGGCTTGGGCCGGGGCCTGTGGCGGCGGAGCAGCCCCCGGCCTCGGCGACGCCCCGACCGCGCCCGACCATGGAGATGCTgaccgaggaggagaaggccggTTTGTCTCTCCTTGGCTTGAG GGCAAGTGGCTCAAGGACCGAAATAAATTCCATGGACGGCATTGAAGGGCTTGCTACAGAAGCGATTGGGAATGCACCAAGCAGTGACCATGCGATGCTTGATGCAGAAGAGATGGGGAATGCAGCTGCTCAGCGACCTAGGAATAGTGGTCTTTCCACAACCACAACTGTTAAAGTGCCGGTGACAGCACGCAATAACCATGCAATGCCTGATGCAAATGAGGTGAGGAATGCTGATGGTGGTCGGTCAGCAACCCTTGCTGTTAAACTGGAGGTTACATCTGGCAGTGACCATGCAATGTCTGATGCGAAAGAGTTGAAGAATGCAGATTATGAGCAACCTAGGGATAGTGTGCTGGCAACAACCTCTGCTGTTAAAGTGCGAATTGGAGCAGCCAATGACCATGCAATGCCTGATGCGGAACAGACAAGGAATCCAGTTCTTGAGCAACCTTGGGATAGTAGCATGTTAATAACCGCTCCTGTTAAGGTGCGGGTGACAGAAACCAAGTATCGGCCAGAGAGTATACTGAAAGATGTAAGGGGATTGCTGTCCACTGGTCTTCTTGAAGGCTTCAGGGTAACCTACAAGAAGAATGAG GTGGAGAGGATTGGAAGAATAAATGGACAAGGATATTCTTGTGGCTGCTCAGAATGTGGATATAGAAAT ATAATGAATGCATGTGAGTTTGAACAGCATTCCGGTGAGTCGTCTAACAATCAAAACAATCACATATTCTTGGACAGCGGGATTTCTTTATATATGGTGATACAAGGACTGAAATACACTAAACTTGATATGCTTGGGGATGTGATTGGAAAAGTGATCAGTCTCCCTCCAAATATGATTCAATACGAAAAGTGGAAAG CTTCGTTTCAACTGGAAAAGGATTATTTCGATGATGCACCTTCAGATCCTTGTTCAACTCAAAG CTCACAAGAGTCGAATATTGCCTTGACGGATTCCTTGAAAGACTCAACCAGCAACGCCAGTTCAATCCTCAACTGGAGTTCATTCAGGAGGCGTTCAGATAGGCAGTTCAAACGAGGAGGCACTGAGACTTCGACTCCAATCTTGAGTAGAAGCCCTGAGAAAGAGATATCTGATCTATCTACAAGCACTTCCATGAAGAGTGAAGAAACTCCTAGTGAGAATACTGCAGGGCTTCTCACTACTGATG TTACAGTAATTCAAGATCCTCCACCAGACCACAATGTTGactcaaattcaaaagatttgGGGCAACCAAAAGTGAG AGATAACACTTTGCACCCGATGCTCTTCAAGGAGGGGGGCCTTCCAGACTATACTTTGTTAACTTACAAGTTGAAGAACGGAGAG GTTCTAAAGCAAGGATATAAACTTGGGACAGGTATAATCTGTGAATGTTGCAGTATTGAG TATACTCCTTCACAATTTGAAAAGCATGTTGGAATGGGGAGAAGACGGCAACC GTACCGTAGCATTTATACTTCAGACGGATTAACACTTCATGAGCTGGCACTGAAACTGCAGGATGGTTTAAGTTCAAATGTAAATATTGATGAACTCCCTACTCTTACTTCAG GTTCTGGCAAAGAGTATTCGACCACTAGCAGACCTATTATTGTTCCCTTGAAGCGGACACTACAAGAAAGAGTACTTACAGTAGAGAGCTGTTATATGTGTCG gaaACCCCATACGGTGCTTGGAGTTATTAGTGTTGACATGATTGTCTTCTGTAACCAG TGTGAGAGAGCATTGCATGTTAAGTGCTACAACAATGGACTTCAAAAACCAAAG GCACCTCTGAAAGTTTTGGGAGAATACACGCAATTCAACTTCATGTGTTGTGAGAAATGCCAGTTGCTACGTGCTTCTTTACACGAAGGACTGAAAAAGAGGGAAGATATTGCCTTTCTCAGACGGATAAGATACAACATTTGTTGGCAACTTTTAAATGGAACGAATATGAGGAGCGATGTGCAACATCAGGTCATTGAGATCTTCAAA GATGCATTTGCAGAAACAGCTCCCCAGGACATTGATGACATAAGAAATATGGTTAATTC AAAGGATACAACTGGAGAGAAGGATTTTCGTGGAATCTATTGTGCAGTGTTAACCACAAG TACATTTGTTGTGTCAGCTGCAATTCTGAAAGTGCGTACAGAAGAAGTTGCAGAACTTGTCCTTATTGCTACGCATAATGAGTGCAGAAAGAAG GGTTATTTTTCGCTTCTTCTAAGTCTAATTGAGGCGCATTTAAAGGCCTGGAATGTCCGTCTTCTTACGGCACCTGTTGATCCTGAAATGGCACCAATCTGGTCTGAGAAACTTGGGTACACTATTTTGTCAGATGAACAG AAGCATTCTATGCTGATGGCACATCCCTTGGTGATGTTTGCGAACCTAAGCTTGGTGCAGAAATCACTTGCTTGA
- the LOC9267832 gene encoding uncharacterized protein isoform X1, producing the protein MTKPPSPPPQQTAATTARGFEVTCVKDLLPLLQGVPVTYRFEKHNAKLEGTVAAGGYACACPAYAGCDYRGKVLSALQFEKHAGVTSKNQNGHIFLRNGRSLYELFHKLREVPAEKFPEAFRMAAGVPMTVLAAAAAAAAEEAPRERGLGPGPVAAEQPPASATPRPRPTMEMLTEEEKAGLSLLGLRASGSRTEINSMDGIEGLATEAIGNAPSSDHAMLDAEEMGNAAAQRPRNSGLSTTTTVKVPVTARNNHAMPDANEVRNADGGRSATLAVKLEVTSGSDHAMSDAKELKNADYEQPRDSVLATTSAVKVRIGAANDHAMPDAEQTRNPVLEQPWDSSMLITAPVKVRVTETKYRPESILKDVRGLLSTGLLEGFRVTYKKNEVERIGRINGQGYSCGCSECGYRNIMNACEFEQHSGESSNNQNNHIFLDSGISLYMVIQGLKYTKLDMLGDVIGKVISLPPNMIQYEKWKASFQLEKDYFDDAPSDPCSTQSSQESNIALTDSLKDSTSNASSILNWSSFRRRSDRQFKRGGTETSTPILSRSPEKEISDLSTSTSMKSEETPSENTAGLLTTDVTVIQDPPPDHNVDSNSKDLGQPKVRDNTLHPMLFKEGGLPDYTLLTYKLKNGEVLKQGYKLGTGIICECCSIEVQYTPSQFEKHVGMGRRRQPYRSIYTSDGLTLHELALKLQDGLSSNVNIDELPTLTSGSGKEYSTTSRPIIVPLKRTLQERVLTVESCYMCRKPHTVLGVISVDMIVFCNQCERALHVKCYNNGLQKPKAPLKVLGEYTQFNFMCCEKCQLLRASLHEGLKKREDIAFLRRIRYNICWQLLNGTNMRSDVQHQVIEIFKDAFAETAPQDIDDIRNMVNSKDTTGEKDFRGIYCAVLTTSTFVVSAAILKVRTEEVAELVLIATHNECRKKGYFSLLLSLIEAHLKAWNVRLLTAPVDPEMAPIWSEKLGYTILSDEQKHSMLMAHPLVMFANLSLVQKSLA; encoded by the exons ATGACgaagccgccgtcgccaccaccgcagcagacggcggcgaccacggcGCGGGGGTTCGAGGTTACCTGCGTGAAGGATCTCCTCCCGCTCCTGCAGGGCGTCCCCGTCACGTATCGCTTCGAGAAGCACAAC gcgaAGCTCGAGGGgacggtcgccgccggcggctacGCCTGCGCTTGCCCCGCCTACGCGGGCTGCGACTACCGCGGCAAG GTGCTGTCGGCGCTGCAGTTCGAGAAGCACGCGGGGGTGACGTCGAAGAACCAGAACGGCCACATCTTCCTCCGCAACGGCCGCTCGCTCTACGAGCTCTTCCACAAGCTCAGGGAGGTGCCCGCCGAGAAATTCCCCGAGGCATTCCGGATGGCCGCGGGGGTGCCCATGacggtgctcgccgccgcggccgccgccgccgctgaggaGGCGCCGCGGGAGCGGGGGCTTGGGCCGGGGCCTGTGGCGGCGGAGCAGCCCCCGGCCTCGGCGACGCCCCGACCGCGCCCGACCATGGAGATGCTgaccgaggaggagaaggccggTTTGTCTCTCCTTGGCTTGAG GGCAAGTGGCTCAAGGACCGAAATAAATTCCATGGACGGCATTGAAGGGCTTGCTACAGAAGCGATTGGGAATGCACCAAGCAGTGACCATGCGATGCTTGATGCAGAAGAGATGGGGAATGCAGCTGCTCAGCGACCTAGGAATAGTGGTCTTTCCACAACCACAACTGTTAAAGTGCCGGTGACAGCACGCAATAACCATGCAATGCCTGATGCAAATGAGGTGAGGAATGCTGATGGTGGTCGGTCAGCAACCCTTGCTGTTAAACTGGAGGTTACATCTGGCAGTGACCATGCAATGTCTGATGCGAAAGAGTTGAAGAATGCAGATTATGAGCAACCTAGGGATAGTGTGCTGGCAACAACCTCTGCTGTTAAAGTGCGAATTGGAGCAGCCAATGACCATGCAATGCCTGATGCGGAACAGACAAGGAATCCAGTTCTTGAGCAACCTTGGGATAGTAGCATGTTAATAACCGCTCCTGTTAAGGTGCGGGTGACAGAAACCAAGTATCGGCCAGAGAGTATACTGAAAGATGTAAGGGGATTGCTGTCCACTGGTCTTCTTGAAGGCTTCAGGGTAACCTACAAGAAGAATGAG GTGGAGAGGATTGGAAGAATAAATGGACAAGGATATTCTTGTGGCTGCTCAGAATGTGGATATAGAAAT ATAATGAATGCATGTGAGTTTGAACAGCATTCCGGTGAGTCGTCTAACAATCAAAACAATCACATATTCTTGGACAGCGGGATTTCTTTATATATGGTGATACAAGGACTGAAATACACTAAACTTGATATGCTTGGGGATGTGATTGGAAAAGTGATCAGTCTCCCTCCAAATATGATTCAATACGAAAAGTGGAAAG CTTCGTTTCAACTGGAAAAGGATTATTTCGATGATGCACCTTCAGATCCTTGTTCAACTCAAAG CTCACAAGAGTCGAATATTGCCTTGACGGATTCCTTGAAAGACTCAACCAGCAACGCCAGTTCAATCCTCAACTGGAGTTCATTCAGGAGGCGTTCAGATAGGCAGTTCAAACGAGGAGGCACTGAGACTTCGACTCCAATCTTGAGTAGAAGCCCTGAGAAAGAGATATCTGATCTATCTACAAGCACTTCCATGAAGAGTGAAGAAACTCCTAGTGAGAATACTGCAGGGCTTCTCACTACTGATG TTACAGTAATTCAAGATCCTCCACCAGACCACAATGTTGactcaaattcaaaagatttgGGGCAACCAAAAGTGAG AGATAACACTTTGCACCCGATGCTCTTCAAGGAGGGGGGCCTTCCAGACTATACTTTGTTAACTTACAAGTTGAAGAACGGAGAG GTTCTAAAGCAAGGATATAAACTTGGGACAGGTATAATCTGTGAATGTTGCAGTATTGAG GTGCAGTATACTCCTTCACAATTTGAAAAGCATGTTGGAATGGGGAGAAGACGGCAACC GTACCGTAGCATTTATACTTCAGACGGATTAACACTTCATGAGCTGGCACTGAAACTGCAGGATGGTTTAAGTTCAAATGTAAATATTGATGAACTCCCTACTCTTACTTCAG GTTCTGGCAAAGAGTATTCGACCACTAGCAGACCTATTATTGTTCCCTTGAAGCGGACACTACAAGAAAGAGTACTTACAGTAGAGAGCTGTTATATGTGTCG gaaACCCCATACGGTGCTTGGAGTTATTAGTGTTGACATGATTGTCTTCTGTAACCAG TGTGAGAGAGCATTGCATGTTAAGTGCTACAACAATGGACTTCAAAAACCAAAG GCACCTCTGAAAGTTTTGGGAGAATACACGCAATTCAACTTCATGTGTTGTGAGAAATGCCAGTTGCTACGTGCTTCTTTACACGAAGGACTGAAAAAGAGGGAAGATATTGCCTTTCTCAGACGGATAAGATACAACATTTGTTGGCAACTTTTAAATGGAACGAATATGAGGAGCGATGTGCAACATCAGGTCATTGAGATCTTCAAA GATGCATTTGCAGAAACAGCTCCCCAGGACATTGATGACATAAGAAATATGGTTAATTC AAAGGATACAACTGGAGAGAAGGATTTTCGTGGAATCTATTGTGCAGTGTTAACCACAAG TACATTTGTTGTGTCAGCTGCAATTCTGAAAGTGCGTACAGAAGAAGTTGCAGAACTTGTCCTTATTGCTACGCATAATGAGTGCAGAAAGAAG GGTTATTTTTCGCTTCTTCTAAGTCTAATTGAGGCGCATTTAAAGGCCTGGAATGTCCGTCTTCTTACGGCACCTGTTGATCCTGAAATGGCACCAATCTGGTCTGAGAAACTTGGGTACACTATTTTGTCAGATGAACAG AAGCATTCTATGCTGATGGCACATCCCTTGGTGATGTTTGCGAACCTAAGCTTGGTGCAGAAATCACTTGCTTGA
- the LOC9267832 gene encoding uncharacterized protein isoform X3 produces MAAGVPMTVLAAAAAAAAEEAPRERGLGPGPVAAEQPPASATPRPRPTMEMLTEEEKAGLSLLGLRASGSRTEINSMDGIEGLATEAIGNAPSSDHAMLDAEEMGNAAAQRPRNSGLSTTTTVKVPVTARNNHAMPDANEVRNADGGRSATLAVKLEVTSGSDHAMSDAKELKNADYEQPRDSVLATTSAVKVRIGAANDHAMPDAEQTRNPVLEQPWDSSMLITAPVKVRVTETKYRPESILKDVRGLLSTGLLEGFRVTYKKNEVERIGRINGQGYSCGCSECGYRNIMNACEFEQHSGESSNNQNNHIFLDSGISLYMVIQGLKYTKLDMLGDVIGKVISLPPNMIQYEKWKASFQLEKDYFDDAPSDPCSTQSSQESNIALTDSLKDSTSNASSILNWSSFRRRSDRQFKRGGTETSTPILSRSPEKEISDLSTSTSMKSEETPSENTAGLLTTDVTVIQDPPPDHNVDSNSKDLGQPKVRDNTLHPMLFKEGGLPDYTLLTYKLKNGEVLKQGYKLGTGIICECCSIEVQYTPSQFEKHVGMGRRRQPYRSIYTSDGLTLHELALKLQDGLSSNVNIDELPTLTSGSGKEYSTTSRPIIVPLKRTLQERVLTVESCYMCRKPHTVLGVISVDMIVFCNQCERALHVKCYNNGLQKPKAPLKVLGEYTQFNFMCCEKCQLLRASLHEGLKKREDIAFLRRIRYNICWQLLNGTNMRSDVQHQVIEIFKDAFAETAPQDIDDIRNMVNSKDTTGEKDFRGIYCAVLTTSTFVVSAAILKVRTEEVAELVLIATHNECRKKGYFSLLLSLIEAHLKAWNVRLLTAPVDPEMAPIWSEKLGYTILSDEQKHSMLMAHPLVMFANLSLVQKSLA; encoded by the exons ATGGCCGCGGGGGTGCCCATGacggtgctcgccgccgcggccgccgccgccgctgaggaGGCGCCGCGGGAGCGGGGGCTTGGGCCGGGGCCTGTGGCGGCGGAGCAGCCCCCGGCCTCGGCGACGCCCCGACCGCGCCCGACCATGGAGATGCTgaccgaggaggagaaggccggTTTGTCTCTCCTTGGCTTGAG GGCAAGTGGCTCAAGGACCGAAATAAATTCCATGGACGGCATTGAAGGGCTTGCTACAGAAGCGATTGGGAATGCACCAAGCAGTGACCATGCGATGCTTGATGCAGAAGAGATGGGGAATGCAGCTGCTCAGCGACCTAGGAATAGTGGTCTTTCCACAACCACAACTGTTAAAGTGCCGGTGACAGCACGCAATAACCATGCAATGCCTGATGCAAATGAGGTGAGGAATGCTGATGGTGGTCGGTCAGCAACCCTTGCTGTTAAACTGGAGGTTACATCTGGCAGTGACCATGCAATGTCTGATGCGAAAGAGTTGAAGAATGCAGATTATGAGCAACCTAGGGATAGTGTGCTGGCAACAACCTCTGCTGTTAAAGTGCGAATTGGAGCAGCCAATGACCATGCAATGCCTGATGCGGAACAGACAAGGAATCCAGTTCTTGAGCAACCTTGGGATAGTAGCATGTTAATAACCGCTCCTGTTAAGGTGCGGGTGACAGAAACCAAGTATCGGCCAGAGAGTATACTGAAAGATGTAAGGGGATTGCTGTCCACTGGTCTTCTTGAAGGCTTCAGGGTAACCTACAAGAAGAATGAG GTGGAGAGGATTGGAAGAATAAATGGACAAGGATATTCTTGTGGCTGCTCAGAATGTGGATATAGAAAT ATAATGAATGCATGTGAGTTTGAACAGCATTCCGGTGAGTCGTCTAACAATCAAAACAATCACATATTCTTGGACAGCGGGATTTCTTTATATATGGTGATACAAGGACTGAAATACACTAAACTTGATATGCTTGGGGATGTGATTGGAAAAGTGATCAGTCTCCCTCCAAATATGATTCAATACGAAAAGTGGAAAG CTTCGTTTCAACTGGAAAAGGATTATTTCGATGATGCACCTTCAGATCCTTGTTCAACTCAAAG CTCACAAGAGTCGAATATTGCCTTGACGGATTCCTTGAAAGACTCAACCAGCAACGCCAGTTCAATCCTCAACTGGAGTTCATTCAGGAGGCGTTCAGATAGGCAGTTCAAACGAGGAGGCACTGAGACTTCGACTCCAATCTTGAGTAGAAGCCCTGAGAAAGAGATATCTGATCTATCTACAAGCACTTCCATGAAGAGTGAAGAAACTCCTAGTGAGAATACTGCAGGGCTTCTCACTACTGATG TTACAGTAATTCAAGATCCTCCACCAGACCACAATGTTGactcaaattcaaaagatttgGGGCAACCAAAAGTGAG AGATAACACTTTGCACCCGATGCTCTTCAAGGAGGGGGGCCTTCCAGACTATACTTTGTTAACTTACAAGTTGAAGAACGGAGAG GTTCTAAAGCAAGGATATAAACTTGGGACAGGTATAATCTGTGAATGTTGCAGTATTGAG GTGCAGTATACTCCTTCACAATTTGAAAAGCATGTTGGAATGGGGAGAAGACGGCAACC GTACCGTAGCATTTATACTTCAGACGGATTAACACTTCATGAGCTGGCACTGAAACTGCAGGATGGTTTAAGTTCAAATGTAAATATTGATGAACTCCCTACTCTTACTTCAG GTTCTGGCAAAGAGTATTCGACCACTAGCAGACCTATTATTGTTCCCTTGAAGCGGACACTACAAGAAAGAGTACTTACAGTAGAGAGCTGTTATATGTGTCG gaaACCCCATACGGTGCTTGGAGTTATTAGTGTTGACATGATTGTCTTCTGTAACCAG TGTGAGAGAGCATTGCATGTTAAGTGCTACAACAATGGACTTCAAAAACCAAAG GCACCTCTGAAAGTTTTGGGAGAATACACGCAATTCAACTTCATGTGTTGTGAGAAATGCCAGTTGCTACGTGCTTCTTTACACGAAGGACTGAAAAAGAGGGAAGATATTGCCTTTCTCAGACGGATAAGATACAACATTTGTTGGCAACTTTTAAATGGAACGAATATGAGGAGCGATGTGCAACATCAGGTCATTGAGATCTTCAAA GATGCATTTGCAGAAACAGCTCCCCAGGACATTGATGACATAAGAAATATGGTTAATTC AAAGGATACAACTGGAGAGAAGGATTTTCGTGGAATCTATTGTGCAGTGTTAACCACAAG TACATTTGTTGTGTCAGCTGCAATTCTGAAAGTGCGTACAGAAGAAGTTGCAGAACTTGTCCTTATTGCTACGCATAATGAGTGCAGAAAGAAG GGTTATTTTTCGCTTCTTCTAAGTCTAATTGAGGCGCATTTAAAGGCCTGGAATGTCCGTCTTCTTACGGCACCTGTTGATCCTGAAATGGCACCAATCTGGTCTGAGAAACTTGGGTACACTATTTTGTCAGATGAACAG AAGCATTCTATGCTGATGGCACATCCCTTGGTGATGTTTGCGAACCTAAGCTTGGTGCAGAAATCACTTGCTTGA
- the LOC4332430 gene encoding organelle RRM domain-containing protein 2, mitochondrial produces MALSSSLLHRLLRGSTPVSSSSAAASSILRATFCSSSSSAPLPTESPLSSVFGDGAEVSNVPPLTAPKLFISGLSRLTTDEKLKNAFAPFGQLLEAKVITDRISGRSKGFGFVRYATLEEAENARQEMNAKFLDGWVIFVDPAKPRQQKPAPRPDTDSSHTGFTTNKTVGWCG; encoded by the exons atggcgctctcctcctcgctgctccaccgcctcctccgcggcTCTACCCCcgtctcttcctcctccgccgccgcctcctcaatACTCCGCGCCACcttctgctcctcctcctcgtccgccCCCTTGCCCACCGAGTCGCCCCTTTCCTCCgtcttcggcgacggcgccgaggtCAGCAACGTGCCGCCGCTGACCGCCCCCAAGCTCTTCATCAGCG GCCTTTCAAGGTTAACGACGGATGAGAAGCTTAAAAATGCCTTTGCTCCCTTTGGGCAGCTACTTGAAG CAAAAGTCATTACAGATAGGATTTCTGGAAGATCCAAGGGATTCGGTTTTGTTAGATATGCTACTTTAGAAGAAGCTGAGAATGCTCGGCAGGAGATGAACGCAAAGTTTCTGGATGGATGGGTTATTTTCGTTGATCCTGCTAAACCAAGGCAGCAGAAGCCTGCTCCTCGTCCTGACACTGATTCATCACACACTGGCTTCACAACAAACAAAACTGTAGGATGGTGTGGTTAG
- the LOC4332431 gene encoding ATP synthase subunit b', chloroplastic codes for MATAMMAATATSCSPRRAPVVASSSVQPPRRQQQQQPRRGLKQLPGLVATAAVAVAAAPLPALAEQMEKAALFDFNLTLPLIATEFLLLMVALDKLYFTPLGKFMDERDAKIRAELGGVKDASEEVRQLEEQAAAVLKAARAEIAAALNKMKKETTQELEAKLDEGRRRVEAELVEALANLEAQKEEAVKALDAQIASLSDEIVKKVLPSA; via the coding sequence ATGGCGACGGCTATGATGGCTGCGACCGCCACCTCGTGCtcccctcgccgcgcgccggtCGTCGCGTCGTCGTCCGTGCAGCCGCccaggcggcagcagcagcagcaaccgcgGAGGGGATTGAAGCAGCTGCCGGGGctcgtggcgacggcggccgtggccgtggccgcggCGCCGCTACCGGCGCTGGCGGAGCAGATGGAGAAGGCGGCGCTGTTCGACTTCAACCTGACGCTCCCGCTGATCGCGACCGAGTTCCTGCTGCTGATGGTGGCGCTGGACAAGCTCTACTTCACGCCGCTGGGCAAGTTCATGGACGAGCGCGACGCCAAGATCCGTGCCGAGctcggcggcgtcaaggacgcGTCCGAGGAGgtgcggcagctggaggagcaggccgccgccgtgctgaaGGCGGCACGCGCCGAGATCGCCGCGGCGCTCAACAAGATGAAGAAGGAGACCACCCAGGAGCTGGAGGCGAAGCTGGACGaggggcgccgccgcgtcgaggcCGAGCTCGTGGAGGCGCTCGCCAACCTCGAGGCGCAGAAGGAGGAGGCCGTCAAGGCGCTCGACGCCCAGATCGCCTCCCTCAGCGACGAGATCGTCAAGAAGGTGCTCCCATCCGCGTaa
- the LOC107278608 gene encoding histone H2B.1 produces the protein MAPKAEKKPAEKKPAAGEEKSAEKAPAGKKPKAEKRLPASKASSKEGGAGDKKGRKKAKKSVETYKIYIFKVLKQVHPDIGISSKAMSIMNSFINDIFEKLAQEAARLARYNKKPTITSREIQTSVRLVLPGELAKHAVSEGTKAVTKFTSN, from the coding sequence ATGGCGCCCAAGGCAGAGAAGAAGCCGGCGGAGAAGAAGCCCGCAGCCGGCGAGGAGAAGTCGGCGGAGAAGGCGCCGGCGGGGAAGAAGCCCAAGGCGGAGAAGCGGCTGCCGGCGTCGAAGGCGTCGTCcaaggagggcggcgccggcgacaagaaggggaggaagaaggcgaagaAGAGCGTCGAGACCTACAAGATCTACATCTTCAAGGTCCTGAAGCAGGTGCACCCGGACATCGGAATCTCCTCCAAGGCCATGTCGATCATGAACTCCTTCATCAACGACATCTTCGAGAAGCTCGCGCAGgaggccgcccgcctcgcccgcTACAACAAGAAGCCCACCATCACCTCCCGCGAGATCCAGACCTCCGtccgcctcgtcctccccgGCGAGCTCGCCAAGCACGCCGTCTCCGAGGGCACCAAGGCGGTCACCAAGTTCACCAGCAACTAG
- the LOC4332433 gene encoding probable histone H2A.5: MDAAGAGAGGKLKKGAAGRKAGGPRKKAVSRSVKAGLQFPVGRIGRYLKKGRYAQRIGTGAPVYLAAVLEYLAAEVLELAGNAARDNKKNRIIPRHVLLAIRNDEELGKLLAGVTIAHGGVLPNINPVLLPKKTAEKAAAAGKEAKSPKKAAGKSPKKA; encoded by the exons ATGgacgccgccggagccggagcgggTGGGAAGTTGAAGAAGGGAGCCGCCGGGAGGAAGGCCGGCGGGCCGAGGAAGAAGGCGGTGTCGCGCTCCGTCAAGGCCGGGCTCCAGTTCCCCGTCGGCCGTATCGGCCGCTACCTCAAGAAGGGCCGCTACGCCCAGCGCATCGGCACCGGCGCCCCCGtctacctcgccgccgtcctcgagtACCTCGCTGCCGAG GTGCTGGAGCTCGCCGGGAACGCGGCCAGGGACAACAAGAAGAACAGGATCATCCCGCGCCACGTGCTGCTGGCGATCAGGAACGACGAGGAGCTCGGCAAGCTGCTGGCCGGCGTGACCATCGCGCACGGAGGCGTGCTGCCCAACATCAACCCGGTGCTGCTGCCCAAGAAGACGGCGgagaaggccgccgccgccggcaaggaGGCCAAGTCGCCCAAGAAGGCCGCCGGGAAGTCCCCCAAGAAGGCCTAG